gccaactggcgccaatttgtcacaccaaagaagttcaaatcgttttccacttggtccatctaacggagtgggggccgccctcttcctctgcttccataagcgggttccaatagaaacacttagCCGTAgcgtcatttttcattcgcataacaaccACACTTTTAATAACCAAGAAAGAACATAAGGAATCACAATATAACGGCCGTCGCTCTCATCCACTCCTCTTCTTATAACATTTTCCTCAGAGCGTATTACAAAGGGATTTTTGTTTACAAGTGCAATGTATTTGATGCAAGCCAATTTTGCGAAGTAGGAGAACCGCTTCCAAAATTGAAACCCAATAAAGTGAACATTaggaaaaaattaagtttttcgaAACTGTAAAGCACGTTCGCGTATCTGTAGTTGATACGGTAGTCAAACTTGCAGATCCTGTACAATTGCCTGAGACCTCTTCACGTAATAAAAGATACAATTTAAAGTAAACTTTTTAGGTCTAGACGTTCACTTGAATTTTATTTGCCTTGCATTTTTATAATATCTAACTAAAATTACAaataaagaaaatgtttaaaacaaaaaaaattgctttcAACTCTCTTTAAAGTTAGTTACAAGTCAAACTCTGCTGCACGTTGTAAAATCCTCCTAACAGTGACAAATCCTCCTTATAAGTGGAAGCATTTGACACATCTTCCATTTTGTTTTTTTCGCTTCACACCAAGTAAACTGTTTAATTTTGAACTGAATTATTCAAGATAGTAATAActctcaaaattttataaatttgctaagCTTTTGTTGAAAATAGCAAACAAATTTTCTAGGTCAAATCCTCCTCGCTCTACCCTACTACCCGGCAATTTTCTCTTTAGCTCGTGTTCTTTTCATACAAGTTGGAGCTTTAAAGTTATGATTAAAGCTTTTTCTCACAACCTCGGGAATTTGCATGCATCACACCATCactgcatacaaaaaaaaaatctgtattTAATCGttatcataaatatttatttattgataatATAAGAAAATATGATAATGATATCAGAGATGTATGTTATTGGAGATTTGATTTTATGAAATGAGCTTTAAAAACATAAAGAAAGTAAAATAGTTACAACATGTGCGCCTGAAGATTCTAGAATTTCTAGCGAAACGTCAGGTTTGGATTAAATTTGCTTTACTCACAGTAGAAAACGATTGATCAAGATTACCGTGTATCAGAAAATGTTTGGAAAACGCCCTCTTTAAGAATTTGTTTTCATTCAAAAACGCTTTATCGCAACATATAAATGCCATATGTTTTGACATGAGGCGGAGCGGTTATGCAAAAATTCTGAAATTGCGCGTTTAACCGAGATATGGTAATATTCCACTAAGCAGTGGATTAATGACAACACTCTCGAATTAAAGTATCTACGTTTTATTTATAAAGTTTCGAACTTCTGCATTATTTACATTTGTATATATACCCGGATATTGACTCCCACATTCTATCCCCCATGATACTATCGCACAAAGTTCTCCATTTACAACGCCTGGTCCTCCAGAATCTCCGAGACACGCATCAGGTCCATCACCCCCAGCACAAATCATTGTTTTTGATAAACTTTCCCCTCCGAACCAATAACGAACCGCACAACACCATTTATTTACTATATGAACCTCAGCAGCTTGGAGTGTATTCACAGGTTCCTTCATTTTCGTATTTGTgacaccccatccactaatttgaaTTTTTGTACCCGATTTTAATTCACTTTCGCAAAGTGGTATTGTTTTTACTAAAGGACCCATGACAAAGGGTTCACACACTTTAATCACACCTACATCCATATCTCTTAATGAGGTATCATAATTCTCTGGATAAATTGCAAACTCTACTGCGCGGCGCTGTCCGGGTTCGGTTAAATGGGTTACACCAGCTACAACGATGACTGAATTCTTCTCATATCTTTTCACGCAATGTGCAGCTGTAACCACTCTTTCATCAGTGATTAATGCACCACCGCAAAAACATTCGTATACATTAGTATCCGTTATATGTTGCAACGTTACCATATATGGACTCTCCGCTATGGTCGAAGGTCTGCCATTAACAATGCGATATTGCGAGTTCATATGGCCCAAAATGCAATCAAACGCGACAAACAAGAGCGCGAGAAGAACGCGTAAATTCATTGTATTTTGTGTCTTTCTTCTCCGGTTCTAAAGTAGAAAATAGCACAGGAAATTTTTGTTGGAGCCATTTATATATGAAAACGAGGGAGAGTGCGctttaagaaattttaaaaaataatagagCTTACTAAAATAACAAAACCATGTGAATAAACAGCTTTTGCTCTaccaaaatatcaaaattaatataattacaGTGACGGGTAAAAGTCTACATGCACTCCTTACTTTCCTTGTTTAGAAAAGACAAAAACACTGCAAAATAATCTGGTCATAAAATTCCATTTTAACGCCGTTTTTAATCATTTGACGTGAAACAAATCCATTCTTgaaaataaagcaactaaaaaaaaaaaaaaaataaatgtaaggcgcgataacctccgaagagatctaaggccgagcttctcttccaatttgcgtcgtgctcctcttgattttccctacaaattggccggacgggacctacatgattttatgccgactccgaacgcagatgagttttcactgagagcttttcatggcagaaatacacccggagcgcttgccaaacactgccgaggggcgaccccgcttagaaaaaatttcttctaattgaaaaaccttatttctcaaatttttgatgttgctttgcccggggtttgaacccagggcatccggtgtggtaggcggagcacgctaccatcataccacggtggccgcaactaAGTTATGGCAAAAAACGCAATATCAGCGTTGGCACATAAAAGACCAGTTAGCTATGTGGTTTGCATTCTAATGTGCTGTGTTGTACTAACAGTTAAGTACTGTTTACCTATGTAGTTTAACCCTTTATGTGTTTGTTGCTCTGTTACTATTGAGTTTAGTTGCGGTTTGATCACTTAAACATCCACAAtagctagttgttgttgttgtggtaacaGTGCTTCGGCCCCCTCCAAGCCAGCTGATGGACGATAACCAAATAAGAAATATTGTGGATgtcctgtttcccacccaaccgCCCAGGGAGGACGGGCACTCTACCCATGAAGACCACAACGTGGAACCATTTCAAGAAGAAGAGGTTAAAACCGCCGTGCAAACTATGAAACCTAGAAAAGCACCTGgtcccgacggaatacccgcggatgCAATTAAGCTTgctgcaaataactgcccagaacatatgttgcacatgtacaaaaaatgtctcgaagaaagaactttccccaccatatggaagacagcacgtcTAGTTCTTATTCCAAATgaggaaaggagatcccaactctccatcatcctaccatCCCCTATGGATGCTGGatacagcagggaaattgatggagagtctccagAAGACaagcctcaccagagcgttagaGGCCGACGGAGGACTGTCTCCCAGATAGCATGGTTtgcggagggggcactccacaatcgatgccattgCAGAAGTTATAGATGCAGTCAAGAAAGAAGAGGCGGCGtaccacagagcaagacctatagtgttgctggtcacgttGGCCGTCAAAAGCGCTTTTAACTCAgccaggtgggaggacatgcttgaggcactagaaagcactttcaaggtaccgcaatatttgttagaaatttcaAGGAACTACTTAAGAGACAGGTATCTAATGTGTGAAACCACTcccggtcaaaaaaaggtaaaaatggcAGGTGGAGCAACGCAGGGTTTGGTACTAGGTCTCGATCTCTGAAATATAACTTACGatagtcttcttcgattagacatgccagaaagcaccttcctcctTGCTTTTGCAGAATGCAggtgtgataacagcaccaagctgcgagctggcacagctaaaattaaaccaggtcatgcgtaatgtaaataggtggatggctgagcacggtctccaggtagcaacagcaaaaacggagatcgacATCCTCATAAAGAGACGGATTCTCACTACCAGGAATATGACGGTTGGGGATCAGCCTATAGAAACACTCACTTCAACGAAATATTTGGGaatgaggttagacagcaaactcaccTTCTCGGACCACATACGAggagcctgcgaaagagctgcgcgcacaaTAGCGtatttgagtagattaatggcaaacacaggtggtcccaagccatgcacaaggaagctgcttgcatcagcctcggattctatactcttacacggtgcagaaatctgggcgcaCACAATGAAATACCGCCCTCACCTAAGTCCAACGCATAGGGGCGCTGCGTATAGCTTCGGCTTACCGCAAGGTCTcgggctgaagctgtcctggtcgttgcgggaaccataccgatatatgttctcgctgaggaaagaaaagcaatatacgacaacggatcgcaagcgagtagagctgctgttgccatgcaggcgcgagaagagtCGATTCTACAAGCCAAGAACAGTGTAGCAACAGCAttgtaggaaagtggactagggaactaatccctgagcTGAATCTATGGTTGAAGCGACAACActgagaggtagacttttacctgacccagctTCTAACCGGACACGGTTAcctccgcaaatacctacacagaatgggcaaGGTTGATAACCCGAGCTGCCTGTGCTGTaggaaaatagacgatgtacgccacaccttcttcgaatgcgggCACTTCTCCGACCAGCGAAGGAGGgcagaagaggtacttggcgatcTACCCCCGGGCAGtttcatcaataacatgacctgccgaagggacagatgggatacggacagcacatatgtgaggcatatacttatcagtaaacgagaagatggatgcctagcccattagcgtgagagtagccacaGAGCtaacgtagcgcgcacccgtacccgaagtaatgctaaacgcggtcccaggtacggagATTTGCGCCGGCCGcaggaggttaggttttagtcggcagcccttcatggaagaagggagttctacactcggagagtctcgcagtgaggcttaaatataccggtcagtgcataaagcctTTCCTTCTTCCacgatacacaaaaaaaaaaaaaaaacagtgcttcaccccattcaaTGGACACGACCACTCACAATTTGTCattaaagtcctctaacgggagtactaggaaactggctgtttcaacaagggcggaccatagggagattggtgttagaggcgtaggttccacattagaATATGAAAGAcggctggtgtcatgtggggactcatcggggttgattctggacaactaagaggttaacctgttacagtatccacaaCGAAGTTGggtcagggtgactcgtgtctcccttggtggtGGGTTTTTTCTTCAGCTAGGGTAGGATATTACATATTCATAACACGTTTCATCGGACGTGTCCTGCCAAACGCGTTTACCGATTATATGTGGATTTGGTTTAGGGCCTGCTAATACTTGTCtgaatcaaacggctgtgttggtcggtgccggatctcgtcatagtacttatggagatgttcccttaacctccgtggaggcggggctagatcaatcAGTTGTAGGATATCCTGGTGTTCGAAAacttagcaaaaactgcctgttcatcATTCCGTTGtactctttaatgttgagctctttggcctctcTAGGTATGTTCGGGGGTCTTAAGGAGGCATACGGTGGCAGTTCTGACTGCAGCATTTTGACAGACTTACAGCcgtttccagtatgtgttttaaGACCAGGAGACCAAACTGTTGACgcatagctcatgagcggccggccaattgctgtgtacgtggttagcaacgtttctttatcttttccctaggtactgccggcaagcgacctgaggattttgttgcggctttgtactttagatacaatttcagCGGCATGCGCCTTGAAGTTCAGAGTATTATcaaacgttacccctaagatatttaggtgactgacagtcggtagtatGACACAATCGACGTGAacatccaatatttgcgacatctgtcccttccacgtcgtaaacagagtggttgtggattttgtcggtgataatgccacgtTTATCGAGGTGAAGAAACgagaaagatcggggagatagctatttattttagaaactaattcagcATTTTAAGGGCCATGTCctgttgccataatcgtgcagtcgtccgcataggaaatgattgtaactccttctggtggggaagggagttttgatatgtagaaattaaacagaagcggagataggacaccaccctgtggtaccccctgtTTGAGTTTCCTGAGATTTTAGATTTCggtcctaaattgaaccgacgcttgctgATCATTTGCGGTTCATATTTTTAGACAAGGgagaaggtgtgagccttctatgtcttggagtagcgtgccgtggttgactgtatcaaaagcttttgacaggtgaAGTACCACGAGCAGCGCcctatgatggggtttttctGATTTAGTTCATAATTAATCTGGATGtttatggcatttagcgcggtggttatGTGGTGAATTTTGCGGAAACCATGTTGGcgcgtggctaggcgaagattttcTGTGAGTTGAGGGGtaaaacggtttccaatgtcttcgctactggcgaaaagagtgatatcggtcgatacaactcgccttcgttagctagtttgccaggctttagtagtggaattatccttgccatcTTTCATTGTTCAGAAATTAAATAGAACTGCAGCGACAGGTTGGAAACGTGCATCAGGTAGTTTATTCCCTCAACGCCAACATGTtttagcatcggcatggctattccATCTGGGCTTATTGATTTGGAGGGCTTGACTTTGtggatggctgcttcaacctctgtgggggtgatgatAATGAGTGGCACgtcgtgtttttgtttatttacccGTCTGTCTGCACGACGTATGGCTTTGTCTACAGAATAATGTATTATAAATTGTCGacatttcttcgaatcagataaagttttgtCGCCGAAGGCTATAGATACTTTATCGTTGCGTTTAGTTGAATTGGACAGTGATTTtacggttgaccacaatttaccaacacccgcagaaAAGCTGCAGTTTTTTAGATACTTCTCCCATTTGAcacgtttgtgttcatttaccagccgaaTAATATCAAAGTTGAGACTTCTAATATCGGGGTCTCTAGCGTCGAGATGCCTCGGAAGGTCACGTTCTCTAGCTATTTGCAATCACAATAACTAGTGAttgaacgatacgagtactgagtgagtagtatcgatacttttctaaAAAATACTGGAGTATTTTGTACTCGATGCTTTTCACGAAgaactgagtaaagtatcgatacttttccccgGTACTTAACCATTTGCCAATGTTCTACAGGTTTAAGTTGAACAAAGTATCGAACATTAAAATCATGGCTTCatcaaaaattgagatatcttcaccaattcTGGTAAAAGAGGTTACCTTAACTCAAGATAACGTCGACGATGCGGTAAAGGCTGCCAACTGCACCTTTcactcaaaactattttttggtaaTTGTGAAATTGTGAAAAATGGCAGAAGAATCGCCTTCTAACTCCAACAAAATATGAAAAGCCGCTTActccataaaattttatttttcattctacTGCGAAATTTTGTAGCAACATTTACAGCATCGGCGACAATGATCTGGTaatgaaaatggccgaaatcagatTATGACCTCactttcaaaaaatttcgaaatatagaAAAAAGAACAATGCATTTATTTCCAatgccataatttcgaaatagtaaaagacttcgttcatTTGGGAAACACTATTAACACAAAGAAcaatatcagctctgaaatacagcaaAGAATATCTTTTGGCAATAAAtgctaggcaattgaaaagtaaagtcctctctcggcaaacgaaaatcataatctacaagtcccttatcgtacccgtcctgctatatggtgcaaaaaCATGAACcaagacaacatcagatgaacGGGCCTGAGAGTTTTGGAGAAAAAAGTTCCtccaaagatttatggacctccaaTCGTtgacgacggcgagtaccgaagacaaattaatgatgagctttacgcagacatcaatataaagcagcgaattaaaacgcagcggctacgctgggcCTAGCCTATGCGGCTGAGGGATGAacatccggctaagaaagtgtttttatcggaacccgtcttTGGAAGCATGGCGCTCACTCCGCTGGAAGGGCAAagaatttaaattcccttggtgtgaccaattggcgtcagctAACCCAACGAAGgcacgactggcgcgccttgttggacggccataaccgtttaaatggtaaagcgccaattaagtaagttattagatatttattgaaaaaaatcacaaGAAATTCGACACACTGTATCATCGCAATCCGTTCATATTTCGGTCACTTCCttcaaaaaataaatgtaaggcgcgataacttcaggccgagcttctcttctttcttttcctacaaattggcgagacaggacctacttgttttatgcagactccgaacggcatctgcaaggcagatgagttttcacttaaagctttccatggcagaaatacactcggagtgcttgccaaacactgtcgaggggagaccccgcatagaaaaatgttattctaattgaaaaaacttgttcctaaaattttgatgttgctttgcccggggcgtgaacccaggagcacgctaccatcacaccacggcgatcgCTCACTTCCTTCGCAACGGTAATATACCTTACAATGACAACGTTTTCGCCAACTTTGTTGAGTTTTGGAAATCTCAAGTTTTTGAAACGCTCAAGAGTAGAAACGCTTGACATGAAaaggtatataatgttcggttttgcGCGAACTTaaatttccttacttgttctttattcAATCTAAAACACACCATCTcatttaaaaagaaaacaaaaagtttcttcacttttggttAAGTCCAGCAttgatactttgatccgagtattttaaatgagtactggtatcgatactttttcgaaAAGTTCTATCACGAGTCATAGCTCAATATTTTCGGTagcaattgagaaaaaaaatgtgGAGGAAGGAAATGGTGCACTTGATTCGAAGAATTTGGTATCAACTGTGAAGCCGCCACCATTGCAGTGTTATGGTTTTGGAATCTGTGGTGGCATTTGAAGTTGGTAGAACTACATTTATTAAGGGTATTATGAATCACTTTAGATACAAGTCTTTCTTGGAACATATTTTGACACCATCATGGATGAATTGGGGTTCCGTGCAGGTTAGATAGTTTAGAGGGATGACGATCCAAAGGTCACGGCACAGAATGTTAAGGATTGGTTGCATTACTATGATCCAAGACCATTAAATACACGACCGCAAAGcccaaatttaaatatatttgagtATGTCTGGGATATTTTAAAacggaaaattagaaaaaaacccGGTTTCTAGAGCTGATTTTCTCAAAGAACGGAACAAACGTTCCAAGAAGCTTGGAGAAGTGTGACACCTGCAGAGTTAGCAAATTTAGTAACCTCAATTACACGACGGCTTTAAGCTGGTATTCATGCTAACTGTGGACCGACTAAATACTAACAAACAATTTGTGTTTAGTTTTACGTGCAATAGTTCATACTAAAACAGGTTTATTTCTGTACTGTATGTTATCAACGTTGTTTTAACGTTTATTTTCTGTAACTTTGCTCTTTTATATTTCTTTATGTTTTTAGTTCATTTTGCTTAGAAAATGTTTCAAACAAAACTCTATAAGCACATTTTTCAGATAAGTTCTACGCCTTTCAATCTAACGAGAATAGGGGGTGTGTGTATACTTTTGTCGTTGACTGTATGTATATTCCAGCGATATGAAAATAGTGCATATTTGGCATTATACTTTTTGTAGGCTTTTACAAACGAAATTTCATTATAATTGTCTTAAATATATTTCCACAGCTgaattgtgaataaataaatatttatgcagTTCTATTTGCTTCAGCGACGGCTCCAAAGAGACACGTACCTTCTACCAGTTTTTTCTGCAGCCACTGCCGACTTGATCGGTGTTAGGTCTAGCAAGTTTTTTTCTATAGCGAATTTAAGTTAACCGAAAAACAACTTGTGTGTGAGCATTGCCCATTTATTAGAAACGATGAGGAATGGTTacacagtagtgaagagtcccttgaggcactactcaacacacacttcccatcaggagatgatgcgAAGAGTTATGAAACAACGTCTTCACTTCTTATACTAAGCGAGAGATACCAGTATTGGTaacaaataccaaaattgaatgggcaaTAAAAACTTTTGGATACtccctgctatgctgcagatggcAGGTGGAAGGGTTGtagaatggctaagaataatctttgggggttgcataaaactgaaccacgtcccgcaatcttgtagcacggctcgagtagtctttataccgaaagcgggaaaaaATAGTGATCTGCATccgaaagactacaggcctattagtttcacatcttttctgctcaaaatCCTAGAtagattaatagatgtgtatataaaataaaaaatgaatgagAAATTATTCATTTCGGCAGAACATGCTTACAGCAAAGACAATTTAGTCGATACTGCATTGAATTGGGTGGCCGTGAAAACAGAGAAAGCCATGGAACACCAGGAGTATAACATtggtgtttttctggacattgctgaagcttttaacaatgtctcgAAACAAGCAATCATGGACGGTCTCAACTCAATTGAAGTTCATCTGGCCTTAAAAAATCGGACCGGCTCCATGTGAAGCTACAGAATGATCACGTCGCAACTGGGTCTATGCGAGGCAACAaaatttgtaaacagaggaacggcGCAAGGTGgcgttttatcaccaatgctgcgGACGCTGGATATGAACCAATTACTTAGGCGGTTCAACGGAGGACCAGTCATACTTACGCCATATGCAGATTGCGTTTCAGTCGTCATAAGgagcagatgcctaacaacaatcagctctctggtGAATCAGGCACTTTGGGATGTACATGTATGGGCACCCTGGGTTAACTGCCAACGAGctattattatttactaggaaatataaggtgcCTAACTGAACAATacctaagcttggaggggtaatTCTATAAAGAAAAtgtagcacaaaatatctagtttattccagggaggcttcgaatcTAACCCCGGTCTAGGgaactggtactgctgcgtctgccgaaaaaagtTTAAGTACTTGAAATGGGCACACTTTTATCTCTATATCGGGTACAAAGCATAGTTTCACCTTTGGAGATGTtctaactcctaatactcgttgtcgacacgattcctttaaataatttgtggcttcttgctggtcacgcacaaaggcgacttacggttgctataaatggccttttaatactcatgactctcgccGCAAAGTTTTAACGACTAGCCCCAACGCCGGCCTATTGTTGATCGCTCCAAAAGGCGCCTCTAGTTTTGTCGGCTGTTTAAGAGCTATATTTCCCGTTGTGTAAACAGCAGAAATCCTCTCCACCTCCAGTCGCTACCacacctcctgaccctcacactacatgccagcacagaagctataggactgcgacttcgaactcacaccttcgtcgacgtcactttcctagaagctccgaagactttctaacggatttttttttcgCGCTGTGCTGCCGAGCattaccagagaaacaccttgaaatgttagggagtaAATATTCGGCCGGGGATGACGCCCTAGAAATAGGTAGTAAGCAGtac
The DNA window shown above is from Eurosta solidaginis isolate ZX-2024a chromosome 2, ASM4086904v1, whole genome shotgun sequence and carries:
- the LOC137242640 gene encoding trypsin beta-like; the encoded protein is MNLRVLLALLFVAFDCILGHMNSQYRIVNGRPSTIAESPYMVTLQHITDTNVYECFCGGALITDERVVTAAHCVKRYEKNSVIVVAGVTHLTEPGQRRAVEFAIYPENYDTSLRDMDVGVIKVCEPFVMGPLVKTIPLCESELKSGTKIQISGWGVTNTKMKEPVNTLQAAEVHIVNKWCCAVRYWFGGESLSKTMICAGGDGPDACLGDSGGPGVVNGELCAIVSWGIECGSQYPGIYTNVNNAEVRNFINKT